The following are from one region of the Populus trichocarpa isolate Nisqually-1 chromosome 8, P.trichocarpa_v4.1, whole genome shotgun sequence genome:
- the LOC7488005 gene encoding peroxisomal nicotinamide adenine dinucleotide carrier-like isoform X3, whose translation MSDALINGLAGAGGGIIAQLITYPLLTVNTRQQTERDVKRQKRKHGTIEQMCQGVYYYFYQVFRDRAEAIAREQKMNGIGDGSVGMLSSLVVAALAGVVPAATMHHVHPSQSGTNVLLTNPIWVVVTRMQTHRKNSKKSQLSHSSIAPAEKVLDPIEPHPYGTGHATQELYDEAGIWGFWKGVFPTLIMVSNPSIQFMLYETMLKKLKTKCVLVKQGDTGVSALEIFLLGALAKLGATVVTYPLLVVKSRLLAKQITTGDKRHHYEGTLDAILKMIRYEGFHGFYKGMSMKIVQSVLAAAVLFMIKEELVRVLHFC comes from the exons ATGTCAGACGCTTTGATAAATGGACTCGCCGGAGCCGGCGGCGGGATCATAGCTCAGCTTATCACATATCCTCTTCTAACT GTAAATACTCGGCAACAAACGGAGCGTGATGTGAAAAGGCAGAAGAGGAAGCATGGAACTATTGAGCAAATGTGTCAG GGTGTTTACTATTATTTCTATCAAGTATTCAGGGATAGAGCTGAAGCTATAGCTCGTGAACAGAAGATGAATGGAATTGGTGATGGATCAGTTGGGATGTTGTCATCTCTTGTGGTGGCTGCCTTAGCTGG GGTTGTACCAGCTGCAACTATGCATCATGTTCACCCCAGTCAATC TGGTACAAATGTGCTGCTGACAAATCCCATATGGGTAGTTGTCACACGTATGCAG ACTCATAGGAAGAACTCAAAGAAGTCTCAGCTTAGTCACTCATCCATTGCCCCAGCTGAGAAAGTATTAGATCCAATAGAACCTCATCCATATGGAACTGGCCACGCG ACTCAAGAACTCTATGATGAAGCAGGAATTTGGGGCTTTTGGAAAGGTGTTTTCCCAACATTAATCATG GTCAGCAACCCTTCAATACAATTCATGCTGTATGAAACTATGTTGAAGAAGTTGAAGACAAAGTGTGTCTTGGTTAAGCAGGGTGACACCGGAGTTAGTGCTTTGGAG ATATTTCTTCTTGGAGCTTTAGCAAAGCTTGGAGCTACTGTTGTAACATATCCTCTTCTAGTGGTAAAG TCGAGGCTTCtagcaaaacaaattacaacTGGAGACAAAAGACATCACTATGAAG GTACATTGGACGCTATCCTTAAGATGATTCGCTATGAAGGGTTCCATGGGTTCTATAAAGGCATGAGCATGAAAATTGTGCAAAGTGTTCTTGCCGCCGCTGTTCTGTTCATGATTAAGGAAGAACTTGTCAGGGTGCTCCATTTTTGCTGA
- the LOC7488005 gene encoding peroxisomal nicotinamide adenine dinucleotide carrier-like isoform X1 translates to MSDALINGLAGAGGGIIAQLITYPLLTVNTRQQTERDVKRQKRKHGTIEQMCQNEGWGRLYSGLAPSVVGTACSQGVYYYFYQVFRDRAEAIAREQKMNGIGDGSVGMLSSLVVAALAGVVPAATMHHVHPSQSGTNVLLTNPIWVVVTRMQTHRKNSKKSQLSHSSIAPAEKVLDPIEPHPYGTGHATQELYDEAGIWGFWKGVFPTLIMVSNPSIQFMLYETMLKKLKTKCVLVKQGDTGVSALEIFLLGALAKLGATVVTYPLLVVKSRLLAKQITTGDKRHHYEGTLDAILKMIRYEGFHGFYKGMSMKIVQSVLAAAVLFMIKEELVRVLHFC, encoded by the exons ATGTCAGACGCTTTGATAAATGGACTCGCCGGAGCCGGCGGCGGGATCATAGCTCAGCTTATCACATATCCTCTTCTAACT GTAAATACTCGGCAACAAACGGAGCGTGATGTGAAAAGGCAGAAGAGGAAGCATGGAACTATTGAGCAAATGTGTCAG AATGAAGGATGGGGACGATTGTATAGCGGATTAGCGCCATCAGTAGTAGGCACAGCTTGTTCTCAG GGTGTTTACTATTATTTCTATCAAGTATTCAGGGATAGAGCTGAAGCTATAGCTCGTGAACAGAAGATGAATGGAATTGGTGATGGATCAGTTGGGATGTTGTCATCTCTTGTGGTGGCTGCCTTAGCTGG GGTTGTACCAGCTGCAACTATGCATCATGTTCACCCCAGTCAATC TGGTACAAATGTGCTGCTGACAAATCCCATATGGGTAGTTGTCACACGTATGCAG ACTCATAGGAAGAACTCAAAGAAGTCTCAGCTTAGTCACTCATCCATTGCCCCAGCTGAGAAAGTATTAGATCCAATAGAACCTCATCCATATGGAACTGGCCACGCG ACTCAAGAACTCTATGATGAAGCAGGAATTTGGGGCTTTTGGAAAGGTGTTTTCCCAACATTAATCATG GTCAGCAACCCTTCAATACAATTCATGCTGTATGAAACTATGTTGAAGAAGTTGAAGACAAAGTGTGTCTTGGTTAAGCAGGGTGACACCGGAGTTAGTGCTTTGGAG ATATTTCTTCTTGGAGCTTTAGCAAAGCTTGGAGCTACTGTTGTAACATATCCTCTTCTAGTGGTAAAG TCGAGGCTTCtagcaaaacaaattacaacTGGAGACAAAAGACATCACTATGAAG GTACATTGGACGCTATCCTTAAGATGATTCGCTATGAAGGGTTCCATGGGTTCTATAAAGGCATGAGCATGAAAATTGTGCAAAGTGTTCTTGCCGCCGCTGTTCTGTTCATGATTAAGGAAGAACTTGTCAGGGTGCTCCATTTTTGCTGA
- the LOC7488005 gene encoding peroxisomal nicotinamide adenine dinucleotide carrier-like isoform X9, with the protein MELLSKCVRDRAEAIAREQKMNGIGDGSVGMLSSLVVAALAGVVPAATMHHVHPSQSGTNVLLTNPIWVVVTRMQTHRKNSKKSQLSHSSIAPAEKVLDPIEPHPYGTGHATQELYDEAGIWGFWKGVFPTLIMVSNPSIQFMLYETMLKKLKTKCVLVKQGDTGVSALEIFLLGALAKLGATVVTYPLLVVKSRLLAKQITTGDKRHHYEGTLDAILKMIRYEGFHGFYKGMSMKIVQSVLAAAVLFMIKEELVRVLHFC; encoded by the exons ATGGAACTATTGAGCAAATGTGTCAG GGATAGAGCTGAAGCTATAGCTCGTGAACAGAAGATGAATGGAATTGGTGATGGATCAGTTGGGATGTTGTCATCTCTTGTGGTGGCTGCCTTAGCTGG GGTTGTACCAGCTGCAACTATGCATCATGTTCACCCCAGTCAATC TGGTACAAATGTGCTGCTGACAAATCCCATATGGGTAGTTGTCACACGTATGCAG ACTCATAGGAAGAACTCAAAGAAGTCTCAGCTTAGTCACTCATCCATTGCCCCAGCTGAGAAAGTATTAGATCCAATAGAACCTCATCCATATGGAACTGGCCACGCG ACTCAAGAACTCTATGATGAAGCAGGAATTTGGGGCTTTTGGAAAGGTGTTTTCCCAACATTAATCATG GTCAGCAACCCTTCAATACAATTCATGCTGTATGAAACTATGTTGAAGAAGTTGAAGACAAAGTGTGTCTTGGTTAAGCAGGGTGACACCGGAGTTAGTGCTTTGGAG ATATTTCTTCTTGGAGCTTTAGCAAAGCTTGGAGCTACTGTTGTAACATATCCTCTTCTAGTGGTAAAG TCGAGGCTTCtagcaaaacaaattacaacTGGAGACAAAAGACATCACTATGAAG GTACATTGGACGCTATCCTTAAGATGATTCGCTATGAAGGGTTCCATGGGTTCTATAAAGGCATGAGCATGAAAATTGTGCAAAGTGTTCTTGCCGCCGCTGTTCTGTTCATGATTAAGGAAGAACTTGTCAGGGTGCTCCATTTTTGCTGA
- the LOC7488005 gene encoding peroxisomal nicotinamide adenine dinucleotide carrier-like isoform X8, with protein sequence MWVIKNEGWGRLYSGLAPSVVGTACSQGVYYYFYQVFRDRAEAIAREQKMNGIGDGSVGMLSSLVVAALAGGTNVLLTNPIWVVVTRMQTHRKNSKKSQLSHSSIAPAEKVLDPIEPHPYGTGHATQELYDEAGIWGFWKGVFPTLIMVSNPSIQFMLYETMLKKLKTKCVLVKQGDTGVSALEIFLLGALAKLGATVVTYPLLVVKSRLLAKQITTGDKRHHYEGTLDAILKMIRYEGFHGFYKGMSMKIVQSVLAAAVLFMIKEELVRVLHFC encoded by the exons ATGTGGGTTATCAAGAATGAAGGATGGGGACGATTGTATAGCGGATTAGCGCCATCAGTAGTAGGCACAGCTTGTTCTCAG GGTGTTTACTATTATTTCTATCAAGTATTCAGGGATAGAGCTGAAGCTATAGCTCGTGAACAGAAGATGAATGGAATTGGTGATGGATCAGTTGGGATGTTGTCATCTCTTGTGGTGGCTGCCTTAGCTGG TGGTACAAATGTGCTGCTGACAAATCCCATATGGGTAGTTGTCACACGTATGCAG ACTCATAGGAAGAACTCAAAGAAGTCTCAGCTTAGTCACTCATCCATTGCCCCAGCTGAGAAAGTATTAGATCCAATAGAACCTCATCCATATGGAACTGGCCACGCG ACTCAAGAACTCTATGATGAAGCAGGAATTTGGGGCTTTTGGAAAGGTGTTTTCCCAACATTAATCATG GTCAGCAACCCTTCAATACAATTCATGCTGTATGAAACTATGTTGAAGAAGTTGAAGACAAAGTGTGTCTTGGTTAAGCAGGGTGACACCGGAGTTAGTGCTTTGGAG ATATTTCTTCTTGGAGCTTTAGCAAAGCTTGGAGCTACTGTTGTAACATATCCTCTTCTAGTGGTAAAG TCGAGGCTTCtagcaaaacaaattacaacTGGAGACAAAAGACATCACTATGAAG GTACATTGGACGCTATCCTTAAGATGATTCGCTATGAAGGGTTCCATGGGTTCTATAAAGGCATGAGCATGAAAATTGTGCAAAGTGTTCTTGCCGCCGCTGTTCTGTTCATGATTAAGGAAGAACTTGTCAGGGTGCTCCATTTTTGCTGA
- the LOC7488005 gene encoding peroxisomal nicotinamide adenine dinucleotide carrier-like isoform X5 has translation MWVIKNEGWGRLYSGLAPSVVGTACSQGVYYYFYQVFRDRAEAIAREQKMNGIGDGSVGMLSSLVVAALAGVVPAATMHHVHPSQSGTNVLLTNPIWVVVTRMQTHRKNSKKSQLSHSSIAPAEKVLDPIEPHPYGTGHATQELYDEAGIWGFWKGVFPTLIMVSNPSIQFMLYETMLKKLKTKCVLVKQGDTGVSALEIFLLGALAKLGATVVTYPLLVVKSRLLAKQITTGDKRHHYEGTLDAILKMIRYEGFHGFYKGMSMKIVQSVLAAAVLFMIKEELVRVLHFC, from the exons ATGTGGGTTATCAAGAATGAAGGATGGGGACGATTGTATAGCGGATTAGCGCCATCAGTAGTAGGCACAGCTTGTTCTCAG GGTGTTTACTATTATTTCTATCAAGTATTCAGGGATAGAGCTGAAGCTATAGCTCGTGAACAGAAGATGAATGGAATTGGTGATGGATCAGTTGGGATGTTGTCATCTCTTGTGGTGGCTGCCTTAGCTGG GGTTGTACCAGCTGCAACTATGCATCATGTTCACCCCAGTCAATC TGGTACAAATGTGCTGCTGACAAATCCCATATGGGTAGTTGTCACACGTATGCAG ACTCATAGGAAGAACTCAAAGAAGTCTCAGCTTAGTCACTCATCCATTGCCCCAGCTGAGAAAGTATTAGATCCAATAGAACCTCATCCATATGGAACTGGCCACGCG ACTCAAGAACTCTATGATGAAGCAGGAATTTGGGGCTTTTGGAAAGGTGTTTTCCCAACATTAATCATG GTCAGCAACCCTTCAATACAATTCATGCTGTATGAAACTATGTTGAAGAAGTTGAAGACAAAGTGTGTCTTGGTTAAGCAGGGTGACACCGGAGTTAGTGCTTTGGAG ATATTTCTTCTTGGAGCTTTAGCAAAGCTTGGAGCTACTGTTGTAACATATCCTCTTCTAGTGGTAAAG TCGAGGCTTCtagcaaaacaaattacaacTGGAGACAAAAGACATCACTATGAAG GTACATTGGACGCTATCCTTAAGATGATTCGCTATGAAGGGTTCCATGGGTTCTATAAAGGCATGAGCATGAAAATTGTGCAAAGTGTTCTTGCCGCCGCTGTTCTGTTCATGATTAAGGAAGAACTTGTCAGGGTGCTCCATTTTTGCTGA
- the LOC7488005 gene encoding peroxisomal nicotinamide adenine dinucleotide carrier-like isoform X4 has translation MSDALINGLAGAGGGIIAQLITYPLLTVNTRQQTERDVKRQKRKHGTIEQMCQGVYYYFYQVFRDRAEAIAREQKMNGIGDGSVGMLSSLVVAALAGGTNVLLTNPIWVVVTRMQTHRKNSKKSQLSHSSIAPAEKVLDPIEPHPYGTGHATQELYDEAGIWGFWKGVFPTLIMVSNPSIQFMLYETMLKKLKTKCVLVKQGDTGVSALEIFLLGALAKLGATVVTYPLLVVKSRLLAKQITTGDKRHHYEGTLDAILKMIRYEGFHGFYKGMSMKIVQSVLAAAVLFMIKEELVRVLHFC, from the exons ATGTCAGACGCTTTGATAAATGGACTCGCCGGAGCCGGCGGCGGGATCATAGCTCAGCTTATCACATATCCTCTTCTAACT GTAAATACTCGGCAACAAACGGAGCGTGATGTGAAAAGGCAGAAGAGGAAGCATGGAACTATTGAGCAAATGTGTCAG GGTGTTTACTATTATTTCTATCAAGTATTCAGGGATAGAGCTGAAGCTATAGCTCGTGAACAGAAGATGAATGGAATTGGTGATGGATCAGTTGGGATGTTGTCATCTCTTGTGGTGGCTGCCTTAGCTGG TGGTACAAATGTGCTGCTGACAAATCCCATATGGGTAGTTGTCACACGTATGCAG ACTCATAGGAAGAACTCAAAGAAGTCTCAGCTTAGTCACTCATCCATTGCCCCAGCTGAGAAAGTATTAGATCCAATAGAACCTCATCCATATGGAACTGGCCACGCG ACTCAAGAACTCTATGATGAAGCAGGAATTTGGGGCTTTTGGAAAGGTGTTTTCCCAACATTAATCATG GTCAGCAACCCTTCAATACAATTCATGCTGTATGAAACTATGTTGAAGAAGTTGAAGACAAAGTGTGTCTTGGTTAAGCAGGGTGACACCGGAGTTAGTGCTTTGGAG ATATTTCTTCTTGGAGCTTTAGCAAAGCTTGGAGCTACTGTTGTAACATATCCTCTTCTAGTGGTAAAG TCGAGGCTTCtagcaaaacaaattacaacTGGAGACAAAAGACATCACTATGAAG GTACATTGGACGCTATCCTTAAGATGATTCGCTATGAAGGGTTCCATGGGTTCTATAAAGGCATGAGCATGAAAATTGTGCAAAGTGTTCTTGCCGCCGCTGTTCTGTTCATGATTAAGGAAGAACTTGTCAGGGTGCTCCATTTTTGCTGA
- the LOC7488005 gene encoding peroxisomal nicotinamide adenine dinucleotide carrier-like isoform X2: MSDALINGLAGAGGGIIAQLITYPLLTVNTRQQTERDVKRQKRKHGTIEQMCQNEGWGRLYSGLAPSVVGTACSQGVYYYFYQVFRDRAEAIAREQKMNGIGDGSVGMLSSLVVAALAGGTNVLLTNPIWVVVTRMQTHRKNSKKSQLSHSSIAPAEKVLDPIEPHPYGTGHATQELYDEAGIWGFWKGVFPTLIMVSNPSIQFMLYETMLKKLKTKCVLVKQGDTGVSALEIFLLGALAKLGATVVTYPLLVVKSRLLAKQITTGDKRHHYEGTLDAILKMIRYEGFHGFYKGMSMKIVQSVLAAAVLFMIKEELVRVLHFC, encoded by the exons ATGTCAGACGCTTTGATAAATGGACTCGCCGGAGCCGGCGGCGGGATCATAGCTCAGCTTATCACATATCCTCTTCTAACT GTAAATACTCGGCAACAAACGGAGCGTGATGTGAAAAGGCAGAAGAGGAAGCATGGAACTATTGAGCAAATGTGTCAG AATGAAGGATGGGGACGATTGTATAGCGGATTAGCGCCATCAGTAGTAGGCACAGCTTGTTCTCAG GGTGTTTACTATTATTTCTATCAAGTATTCAGGGATAGAGCTGAAGCTATAGCTCGTGAACAGAAGATGAATGGAATTGGTGATGGATCAGTTGGGATGTTGTCATCTCTTGTGGTGGCTGCCTTAGCTGG TGGTACAAATGTGCTGCTGACAAATCCCATATGGGTAGTTGTCACACGTATGCAG ACTCATAGGAAGAACTCAAAGAAGTCTCAGCTTAGTCACTCATCCATTGCCCCAGCTGAGAAAGTATTAGATCCAATAGAACCTCATCCATATGGAACTGGCCACGCG ACTCAAGAACTCTATGATGAAGCAGGAATTTGGGGCTTTTGGAAAGGTGTTTTCCCAACATTAATCATG GTCAGCAACCCTTCAATACAATTCATGCTGTATGAAACTATGTTGAAGAAGTTGAAGACAAAGTGTGTCTTGGTTAAGCAGGGTGACACCGGAGTTAGTGCTTTGGAG ATATTTCTTCTTGGAGCTTTAGCAAAGCTTGGAGCTACTGTTGTAACATATCCTCTTCTAGTGGTAAAG TCGAGGCTTCtagcaaaacaaattacaacTGGAGACAAAAGACATCACTATGAAG GTACATTGGACGCTATCCTTAAGATGATTCGCTATGAAGGGTTCCATGGGTTCTATAAAGGCATGAGCATGAAAATTGTGCAAAGTGTTCTTGCCGCCGCTGTTCTGTTCATGATTAAGGAAGAACTTGTCAGGGTGCTCCATTTTTGCTGA
- the LOC7488005 gene encoding peroxisomal nicotinamide adenine dinucleotide carrier-like isoform X7, translating into MSDALINGLAGAGGGIIAQLITYPLLTVNTRQQTERDVKRQKRKHGTIEQMCQNEGWGRLYSGLAPSVVGTACSQGVYYYFYQVFRDRAEAIAREQKMNGIGDGSVGMLSSLVVAALAGVVPAATMHHVHPSQSGTNVLLTNPIWVVVTRMQTHRKNSKKSQLSHSSIAPAEKVLDPIEPHPYGTGHATQELYDEAGIWGFWKGVFPTLIMVSNPSIQFMLYETMLKKLKTKCVLVKQGDTGVSALEIFLLGALAKLGATVVTYPLLVVKVHWTLSLR; encoded by the exons ATGTCAGACGCTTTGATAAATGGACTCGCCGGAGCCGGCGGCGGGATCATAGCTCAGCTTATCACATATCCTCTTCTAACT GTAAATACTCGGCAACAAACGGAGCGTGATGTGAAAAGGCAGAAGAGGAAGCATGGAACTATTGAGCAAATGTGTCAG AATGAAGGATGGGGACGATTGTATAGCGGATTAGCGCCATCAGTAGTAGGCACAGCTTGTTCTCAG GGTGTTTACTATTATTTCTATCAAGTATTCAGGGATAGAGCTGAAGCTATAGCTCGTGAACAGAAGATGAATGGAATTGGTGATGGATCAGTTGGGATGTTGTCATCTCTTGTGGTGGCTGCCTTAGCTGG GGTTGTACCAGCTGCAACTATGCATCATGTTCACCCCAGTCAATC TGGTACAAATGTGCTGCTGACAAATCCCATATGGGTAGTTGTCACACGTATGCAG ACTCATAGGAAGAACTCAAAGAAGTCTCAGCTTAGTCACTCATCCATTGCCCCAGCTGAGAAAGTATTAGATCCAATAGAACCTCATCCATATGGAACTGGCCACGCG ACTCAAGAACTCTATGATGAAGCAGGAATTTGGGGCTTTTGGAAAGGTGTTTTCCCAACATTAATCATG GTCAGCAACCCTTCAATACAATTCATGCTGTATGAAACTATGTTGAAGAAGTTGAAGACAAAGTGTGTCTTGGTTAAGCAGGGTGACACCGGAGTTAGTGCTTTGGAG ATATTTCTTCTTGGAGCTTTAGCAAAGCTTGGAGCTACTGTTGTAACATATCCTCTTCTAGTGGTAAAG GTACATTGGACGCTATCCTTAAGATGA
- the LOC7488005 gene encoding peroxisomal nicotinamide adenine dinucleotide carrier-like isoform X6 has product MSDALINGLAGAGGGIIAQLITYPLLTVNTRQQTERDVKRQKRKHGTIEQMCQNEGWGRLYSGLAPSVVGTACSQGVYYYFYQVFRDRAEAIAREQKMNGIGDGSVGMLSSLVVAALAGVVPAATMHHVHPSQSGTNVLLTNPIWVVVTRMQTHRKNSKKSQLSHSSIAPAEKVLDPIEPHPYGTGHATQELYDEAGIWGFWKGVFPTLIMVSNPSIQFMLYETMLKKLKTKCVLVKQGDTGVSALEIFLLGALAKLGATVVTYPLLVVKAMEVIRKLEAESFYK; this is encoded by the exons ATGTCAGACGCTTTGATAAATGGACTCGCCGGAGCCGGCGGCGGGATCATAGCTCAGCTTATCACATATCCTCTTCTAACT GTAAATACTCGGCAACAAACGGAGCGTGATGTGAAAAGGCAGAAGAGGAAGCATGGAACTATTGAGCAAATGTGTCAG AATGAAGGATGGGGACGATTGTATAGCGGATTAGCGCCATCAGTAGTAGGCACAGCTTGTTCTCAG GGTGTTTACTATTATTTCTATCAAGTATTCAGGGATAGAGCTGAAGCTATAGCTCGTGAACAGAAGATGAATGGAATTGGTGATGGATCAGTTGGGATGTTGTCATCTCTTGTGGTGGCTGCCTTAGCTGG GGTTGTACCAGCTGCAACTATGCATCATGTTCACCCCAGTCAATC TGGTACAAATGTGCTGCTGACAAATCCCATATGGGTAGTTGTCACACGTATGCAG ACTCATAGGAAGAACTCAAAGAAGTCTCAGCTTAGTCACTCATCCATTGCCCCAGCTGAGAAAGTATTAGATCCAATAGAACCTCATCCATATGGAACTGGCCACGCG ACTCAAGAACTCTATGATGAAGCAGGAATTTGGGGCTTTTGGAAAGGTGTTTTCCCAACATTAATCATG GTCAGCAACCCTTCAATACAATTCATGCTGTATGAAACTATGTTGAAGAAGTTGAAGACAAAGTGTGTCTTGGTTAAGCAGGGTGACACCGGAGTTAGTGCTTTGGAG ATATTTCTTCTTGGAGCTTTAGCAAAGCTTGGAGCTACTGTTGTAACATATCCTCTTCTAGTGGTAAAG GCAATGGAAGTTATCAGAAAGCTAGAAGCAGAGAGCTTCTACAAGTAA